The genomic window CGCCGGGAGGACCAAGGTCACCAGGTTCCGCGTCATCGAGAACACCGGCGCCTACCGCGCTGGGAAGTGGGTCGAGGACGAGACCCCGACCACGCACCTCGTCGAAGCGTGGTTCGAGGTCGGCGTCACCGCGGCCGCGCTCAACGAGGGAGACGGGGTGATCATCGTCGGCAAGGAGCACACCGAGAAATGGATGAAGAACGAC from Clavibacter michiganensis subsp. insidiosus includes these protein-coding regions:
- a CDS encoding single-stranded DNA-binding protein, which codes for MAQRTIWGHLAAPPVVQDAGRTKVTRFRVIENTGAYRAGKWVEDETPTTHLVEAWFEVGVTAAALNEGDGVIIVGKEHTEKWMKNDTPQYNRVLKAERFGIVPKAPAKEPEPAPEPEPVSVWERTAAEPPQ